GATATCCATCTCAATGGATTAACATTCCCAACATCAAGGGGAGATAAAAAGCAGTTGGAAAATAGATGAGTTGGTATGAATTATCATTGATCCTCAAAACTAAAAGTGAGAACCATAAGTTCAAAGAATAACTCATATATAAAGATTAGCGAATCTATTACCGGACGCATTCACTGACCTTGAAAAGGTGACTATGTCACATATACCAACTGCTAATGCTCCAATTAAGATGAGTGTCCTAGAAGGACAACCACATGTTTGTAATGAGGCTATTGCACGTctgaagcgtggtagactagtcgattccaataataaaattcctcgaaagttggagcaactaattaagatggtcaaggcGATGTTATATTAAAAAGGTCTCCTGAAGAGACATTAGACATGAAGGTTCAAGAAggacctcaggtacctgaaaataaagagatctcgataagttatatcatgtctaagatatgtatggaatcgaaacaaaatcgacgtcgttatacttttgtatataatatagcgcttgaattgatgaaatgacgaggatcaagatttaaggtCTGCCTGTGAatgaaaatacataaatgattggccaaaatggaaaaCGCAAAGTATGGCAGATTTAaattctctaatgaaatggaaagttttcgGATCAACATTTCATACAACTGAATTTGTAAAGTATGTTGGATATTAATGGGGCTTTTAtacgaatcatgtgaaaatcaaattaaatgagATAAGGCAAATATGGTGCACAAGGATTTTCGCAAAAACCCATGATTGATTATAATGAGACACATTCTCTAGTGGTGGATGTAATTACTTTCCATTATTtaattagtctggtaatataaagagaggATTGATATGCGTTTTATGAAAGTTATGAATCACTggatactaaaagtttacatgaaagtccctcaaggatttaatttattaaaatcatgtaaaaataagttctcgagaacgATATGATCATTGTATACAGATTCATATTTGAATAcgttgaatataattggaactcctgcTGAGTATCCTTAAGCATTTAAGTGCTTATAAGGTTAGTTGAAACATCTTATGGATAtaattcttgtgcaccaataaacatacatagaataCATGTACTTGGTGATTATGGTATCTCAATGTACAGTGTACAAGCATGGTACAATATGTAGTATACAAATAAAGCAAGTGCTCAAGACATtcttgcatatgatatagaaatcATAGAGGAGGTTTATGTAACAGAATTCCTGAAGAGTGTATGCACATACATTGTTTCTCAAAGTGGAAAGAAGTAAGTGAATGATTGTAAATGCCTGAAGCATTGATTTCAAAACCTCATGAATGCCTGAAGCATTGATTATGGTATCTCATGAATGTATGGAAAAAATAGTTGGgttgagtgttgtacaactcatgAGATATTCTGAGCAATATGAGTCTGATAACATCATCCATCTTTATCAAAAGTCATCTcctaaaagttcactataatcgcagtttacagtgatgatgtctaggcaccatcgagagaaactgtcgagcttttagaggggGAATTTTGAATGACTCTGGCTCAGTCTAGTTACTACTCAACCTACAGTCCGAGTATATTTGTGATCATATTTTTATCCATCTATCaaactacatctagaagatgttgGTGGGACATTTTAGTATGTAGAGAGCTCAATCTTatagtatgttaaaggttgttcaGACACTTTACACTTTTATAAGAAATTATTATTATCATCTtctaccaaagtagagattctcatttcaAAAGTACCATGGCTAAAGTGCAAATTGTGCATTAACTTAACTTTCTATCTATGtatgataatatatatatttttatttgaatttatcaaCATGATATAACACATGTCCAATGAGGAGACATTTGAATGGTAAAGCAGATATGTCGATACCCTAAAGGTAAGAATGATATGTGCCTAGATTTTACTAACTCATGAAAACTAGTTTTGTCAGTTTTGTAGATGTAAAGAATGTAACACAACACAGTTGTGGATCTTATGGTATTTGTTCGCAAGAGGAAGCACTAGAAGTCTCACAAGAAGATTTTACAACATTACTCAATATAAAGGATTGCACTTCAAGGCTTCAAACGACAAATCATTCTACAAAAGTTTTGAGCAACTTTCGAGGATGATGGACACACTTTACTTAAAAGATACATATTATAATGAGGGGGAtatttattcaagttgcactctttttcccttaactaagttttatcccaatgggttttcttagtaaggtttttaatgaggcaagaTACTTGATCcagaagtatcagggggagataatgcgcattacacgctgcactctttttcccttagctatggttttgtccCATCGGGTTTttctagcaaggtttttaacgaggcagcatcaagcgtattatgttgataaccaaggggggagtgttataaatatattatattatgtaGTTATCAACTCCTTAAATAGATTAGCTTGTTCTCCAAGACTTCATCTCCTATATATATTCATTGTATTCCTTTGTAAAGATATACCTCAATCAATAAGATCAATCTCTTTCTCCCTATTGTTCTCTTATAATCTTGTTCTAGTAGGCTAGTTCCACAACAGATATTAATTAATAAGGTTTACAACGTGATAGTATGAAATTTAttcctttattttttttaaaagctACATTACAGTTATTTTATTTCACTGCCAATTTTTATACTAGTGTCTTGATTTATACTAATAATTACAAACTAAGGGCCCATTAATAGTTTAGTTATATATcaaaacaaaaacacacacatatatgttcATGAAAAGATTGCTTTAAACTTTATAATCTTTAATATATAAATCAAATAATTAAAGATGCAACATAAGTGTGTCACAactaaaacaattataaaaaGTATAATTTTCTTACAAAAACAGATAAATCATATCCTTATTCATACCGATCTTTACGAAAATATatacaataaaaaaatataatttatttcTATTTAAGATTATTTTAATTTTCTATCATGAATGGGTTATAATTGCATGGGTGAAGGTGCATGTGCCTTTGCATGCACAATCAAGATCCAGTATTAATAATCTCATTCACCACTCACCTGTGACACACATTCTTTTCTCTCTTTGAAATCCTCAAGAGGGAAGAAAAACATGGGGTTGATAATCTTTTTTGTTCTCATTCTTGCTCTTCTTGCCCCTATTTCCACTTTATCTTCACCTTTACAAGATCCTAATCTTGTAGTACAACATGTTCATAGGTACACTTGGGTAACCTAGCTACTTCTTTACTTATATTACACTTGTGTTTATGTTTTCACTTTTCATAAAATAGTGTTCATTCAAACAATGAAGGAATAAGAAAGCGTCGAGGGTCCATTGACCGTCAACGTGTCATAATGTCATGATTCGTTGAATATTTTTAATGTGTGTTTGATAATTTTAAACTGTTGTATGTGAAGAAAAATGGGTCTTTATTCATAAATTAAAAGTTTTTTATAGGAAAACTTGATTTTAAGTCGAGGAACATTGCTTGgatttttacttgatatgtgaCACATGTTAGGAGAAAATGTAAGTACTCTAGGGACTATGGTTCCACCAATacatttatttattaatatttgtcTGTGACAATGCAGGAGTATAAACGAATCTAGGAGGAATCTGGGATTTTTATCATGTGGGACAGGAAATCCAATTGACGATTGTTGGCGATGCGATAAGAGTTGGGAAAAGCACCGTCAACGGTTAGCTGACTGTGCAATCGGGTTTGGAAAACACGCGATTGGGGGACGTGATGGTAAAATATACGTTGTGACAGACTCTAAAAATGATGATCCTGTTAACCCTAAACCAGGAACTTTAAGATATGGTGTGATTCAAAAAGAACCCTTATGGATCATATTTGCACATGACATGACTATTAAGCTTAAAGAAGAACTCATGATGAACTCATTCAAGACCATCGATGGTCGTGGTGCCAATGTTCATATAGCAGGTGGCCCGTGCATCACCATCCAATATGTCACAAACATAATCATACATGGTGTCAACATACATGATTGTAAGCAAGGTGGGAATGCCGATGTTCGGGACTCGCCAGACCATTATGGGTGGCGAACGACTTCGGATGGTGATGGGATTTCCATATTTGGTGGGAGTCATGTATGGGTGGATCATTGTTCATTGGCTAACTGTCACGATGGGTTGATAGATGCCATACATGGATCTACAGCCATCACGATATCCAATAACTACATGACACGTCATGATAAAGTCATGTTATTGGGGCATAGTGATAGTTTAACTCAAGACAAAAATATGCAAGTTACAATTGCATTTAACCATTTTGGTGAAGGTCTTGTACAAAGGATGCCAAGGTAAGTCCCACAAATTATCTCCACATCACTTATATTACTATCTATACACTATAGTCTGAAATTTATATCACAATCATTCACATTATGTTTTTCAAACACAAATATTATAATTGTTGTTGTtgacacaaatatatatatacacacatgtcATGTTTGAGCTAAGCGGTTTTAACCTAAACACGTCAACCCGCTACTGCCAATCCAACacaataacccccccccccccccacaaattTTAAACTAGACCAAAATTATGTGTTTGTAATCTACCTATAAAGGGATTGTTGAACAATATTTGAAGTGCATACTAAGTTTGGTTTCATTCATGTAGATGTAGGCATGGATATTTCCATGTGGTAAACAATGACTACACTCATTGGGAAATGTATGCAATTGGAGGAAGTGCTTCACCAACCATCAATAGCCAAGGGAATAGATTCCTAGCTCCTAATTCTCATGATAGCAAAGAAGTGAGTTGGAAAATATATGAATAGTTTtttaatgatttatttatttataaatttctATGTTGTGTTTTTAGGTGACAAAACGAGAGGAGGCATCCGAGAACGAGTGGAAACATTGGAATTGGCGTTCAGAAGGTGACTTAATGTTAAATGGTGCATATTTCACACCATCGGGTACAGGTGCGTCCAAGAGTTATGCAAAGGCATCGAGTTTGAGTGCAAGATCATCTTCTATTGTGGGCTCGATCACGGCTAATGCTGGCGTGCTCCGGTGCCGGAAAGGCTCTAGGTGTTAGTCCATGTGTTGTTTTGATTTATCTTTTCTCATATATCAGGAAAAGGTAAAAGGAAAAACATTCAAGAGTTTGTTTATTATGTTCATGTAACAAATGGCCCTTAGGGAGTTCATTTATGAACCCTTGGTGAAACATTCAATATAGTTACTTGATTCATATATTGCCCAAGGGTGTTTGTGATGGCTTTttaaattatataattatatttgtgtgtaaaaaaataaaaaaaaagttatatctttcaAAGTAGATAAAGAGTACAATTAGCAATCTCAAAATCCCTATGACTAAAGACTAAAGAGTGATACATTTTTAAGCGATCATTGTTTTTGAAGAAATTCCATAACCATAACCATGTAATCAGATTAAATATAATTTGATTTAAGTACATAGATATATAAATTTACATTCATTCAAACAACCTAAAATCAAATAACTGTTTTATTAAAGCTGTAGCAGTCACCTTTACAACATATCCAAACACTCCTGTTAATTATAAGTCACTGAAATAATGTTTAAAAATAGTTTTTGTTGGATAATTTTAATGCACATTGTGAAATAAGTACAACCCTACAATGCAATGCACCAGCAAAATGCATTAAATTCTTTATAAACAACACGTCGTACTTTTCGTAGATCTACCTAAAAATGAAGCAGAAGataagatttatttatttattttaatttatatttttgcGAGGGGTAACAGAACAATAAGATACAACCATATATTTAATGC
The sequence above is drawn from the Helianthus annuus cultivar XRQ/B chromosome 12, HanXRQr2.0-SUNRISE, whole genome shotgun sequence genome and encodes:
- the LOC110895065 gene encoding probable pectate lyase 5; this translates as MGLIIFFVLILALLAPISTLSSPLQDPNLVVQHVHRSINESRRNLGFLSCGTGNPIDDCWRCDKSWEKHRQRLADCAIGFGKHAIGGRDGKIYVVTDSKNDDPVNPKPGTLRYGVIQKEPLWIIFAHDMTIKLKEELMMNSFKTIDGRGANVHIAGGPCITIQYVTNIIIHGVNIHDCKQGGNADVRDSPDHYGWRTTSDGDGISIFGGSHVWVDHCSLANCHDGLIDAIHGSTAITISNNYMTRHDKVMLLGHSDSLTQDKNMQVTIAFNHFGEGLVQRMPRCRHGYFHVVNNDYTHWEMYAIGGSASPTINSQGNRFLAPNSHDSKEVTKREEASENEWKHWNWRSEGDLMLNGAYFTPSGTGASKSYAKASSLSARSSSIVGSITANAGVLRCRKGSRC